The following are from one region of the Pocillopora verrucosa isolate sample1 chromosome 3, ASM3666991v2, whole genome shotgun sequence genome:
- the LOC131794202 gene encoding trace amine-associated receptor 1-like — MNSSDAVTCFFFEGHNTLTSHEATASVVCVCAISSLFALTALLGNFIVMLVIWKTRELHTPSFALIFCLAVSDFLVGLVGQPSFVAYKVAELLENFNEYCNVRMIQYFTGWITSGVSLLTLSGVCVDRLLALTLHLQYRNTITMRRVVIAMITVWLFCFIVAIVRFWFPNWLILPVTTSVLAIGVTALCTIRIFQIANRHQRQIREQNRYMVNLQNERGDAFKCKKSAITVLYVYGLMLVLYLPFIAVSAAEAFHGYTTSLEIGWDYATTIGFISSSVNPVIYSWRTKQVRRAIIEYLRKTTHGNNSAAAAESVQ, encoded by the coding sequence ATGAATTCATCAGACGCGGTAACATGCTTTTTCTTTGAGGGACATAACACGCTGACTAGTCATGAGGCTACAGCAAGTGTTGTATGTGTGTGCGCAATTAGCTCTCTCTTTGCTCTGACTGCATTACTTGGAAATTTCATCGTCATGCTAGTAATCTGGAAAACACGGGAGCTTCATACACCATCTTTCgctttgatattttgtttggCAGTCTCTGACTTTCTCGTTGGACTAGTTGGCCAGCCCTCGTTTGTTGCATACAAGGTAGCGGagcttttggaaaatttcaacgaATATTGTAATGTGCGAATGATTCAGTACTTTACTGGTTGGATAACTTCGGGAGTATCTTTATTGACTCTTAGTGGAGTTTGTGTCGACCGACTTCTCGCTTTAACTCTTCATTTGCAATACAGAAACACGATCACCATGCGACGGGTTGTAATAGCAATGATAACAGTTTGGCTGTTTTGCTTCATTGTTGCCATCGTCAGGTTTTGGTTTCCAAACTGGCTCATTTTGCCTGTTACTACATCTGTGTTGGCCATTGGAGTGACTGCACTTTGCACTATTAGGATATTTCAAATTGCAAATAGACATCAACGCCAAATAAGAGAACAAAATCGATACATGGTTAACTTACAAAACGAACGAGGTGATGCATTCAAATGTAAAAAGTCAGCTATCACGGTTCTTTACGTGTATGGCTTGATGTTAGTGCTCTATCTCCCATTCATTGCAGTTAGTGCAGCGGAAGCATTTCACGGCTACACAACTTCATTAGAGATCGGTTGGGATTACGCTACAACGATTGGTTTCATAAGTTCGTCGGTGAATCCTGTCATTTATTCTTGGAGAACTAAACAAGTACGTCGAGCAATAATAgaatatttaagaaaaactaCTCATGGGAACAATTCAGCAGCAGCTGCAGAATCTGTTCAATAA
- the LOC131794200 gene encoding melanocyte-stimulating hormone receptor-like, with protein sequence MNETLTCSFLDIDLDQTIETQTANFATCVLNSIFSLITITGNFIILDAIWKNRELHSPSFVLLFFLALSDLLVGLICQPSFVAFKIAELRRDFSCYCISRMIQSISGWTTSGVSLLTLSAVSLDRLLSLTLHLRYNTIVTVPRAFVACVFLWFFAVTVMMLRFTMTNWIILPLIILLTTFLVTALSTLKIFMIVRKHLCQIKQLQRNLNTSQTETAQVLKCRKSAVTVLYVYGLFWIFYVPFCVTMLMDSAEGYTLTLKIAYDYVGTIVFLNSFFNPIVYCWRIREIRNAVKNLLRKRVLLENNTRGK encoded by the coding sequence ATGAACGAAACACTAACTTGCTCCTTTTTGGACATCGATTTAGATCAGACGATAGAAACGCAAACGGCCAACTTCGCTACATGTGTCCTAAATTCTATCTTTTCCTTGATTACAATCACGGGAAATTTCATCATTCTAGATGCAATTTGGAAAAACCGAGAACTGCATTCGCCATCGTTcgtccttttgttttttctcgctTTATCGGATCTTCTTGTTGGACTCATTTGCCAGCCATCTTTCGTCGCGTTTAAGATCGCTGAACTTAGAAGAGACTTCAGCTGCTACTGCATCTCGAGAATGATTCAGAGTATATCTGGATGGACAACCTCTGGTGTGTCTCTGCTAACTCTAAGTGCAGTTTCATTGGATCGATTATTGTCTTTGACTCTTCATTTACGATACAACACAATCGTAACAGTTCCTCGTGCGTTTGTTGCTTGCGTCTTTCTCTGGTTCTTTGCCGTCACAGTTATGATGTTGAGGTTCACTATGACCAACTGGATAATTCTCCCTTTGATCATATTACTGACAACATTTCTCGTCACAGCGCTGAGTACCTTAAAAATATTCATGATTGTGCGCAAACATCTTTGCCAGATCAAGCAACTTCAACGAAATCTAAACACTTCTCAAACGGAAACAGCCCAAGTACTTAAGTGTCGAAAATCTGCAGTGACTGTGCTTTACGTTTACGGtctgttttggattttttatGTTCCTTTTTGTGTAACAATGCTTATGGATTCAGCCGAGGGATACACGCTGACATTAAAAATCGCATATGACTATGTAGGGACCATAGTTTTTCTCAATTCGTTTTTTAATCCAATTGTGTACTGTTGGCGCATCAGGGAGATACGAAATGCCGTAAAGAACTTACTTCGAAAACGCGTCCTCTTAGAAAATAACACTCGAGGCAAGTGA
- the LOC131794199 gene encoding histamine H2 receptor-like, with amino-acid sequence MNKTYSNCFFLDINLEKSKETITASILTCIFNAVFSLITSTGNFIILRVIWKTQELHSPSFMLLLCLSASDLLVGLICQPFYVAYQIAELSDNYGAYCILRMTQNISSWTTAGVSLLILSCVSVDRLLALTLHLRYRTIVTVHRVLYVACFLWTGCITAVLLKVWIRNWIIIPLVVLLISFLVTAASTFQIVRIVRKHQRQIKQQQRNIQMNTVNALKCRRSAVTALSIYGLFLFFYVPFCSTLFAEALFGYTLKVKIAYDYTTTAVFVNSSLNPFLYCWRIKEIRHAVKTALKGNSGKYQGELPSK; translated from the coding sequence ATGAACAAAACGTAttcaaattgtttctttttggatattaacttggaaaaaagtaaagaaaccaTAACTGCAAGTATCCTCACTTGTATTTTTAACGCGGTGTTTTCATTAATCACATCTACAGGGAATTTTATCATTCTTCGTGTCATCTGGAAAACTCAGGAGCTTCATTCGCCGTCCTTTATGCTTTTGCTTTGTCTTTCTGCCTCCGATCTCCTGGTCGGACTGATTTGTCAGCCGTTTTATGTGGCTTATCAGATCGCAGAGCTTTCAGATAACTACGGGGCTTACTGCATCCTGAGAATGACTCAAAATATATCTAGCTGGACAACGGCTGGTGTATCTTTGCTGATTTTGAGCTGTGTCTCCGTTGATCGACTTCTTGCTTTGACTCTTCATCTAAGATACAGGACAATTGTGACTGTTCACCGTGTGCTTTATGTCGCGTGTTTTCTCTGGACAGGTTGTATAACTGCGGTTTTGTTAAAGGTTTGGATAAGAAATTGGATCATCATTCCTTTAGTGGTGTTACTGATTTCATTTCTGGTTACAGCTGCAAGCACGTTCCAGATAGTACGAATTGTTCGCAAGCACCAGCGACAGATAAAACAGCAGCAACGAAACATCCAAATGAACACAGTGAATGCACTCAAATGTAGAAGATCTGCCGTGACTGCACTCTCTATATATGgcttgtttctgtttttctatGTTCCATTTTGCTCGACCTTGTTCGCAGAGGCACTATTTGGGTACACCTTAAAGGTGAAGATTGCCTATGACTACACTACAACTGCTGTATTTGTTAACTCCAGTTTGAatccgtttctttactgctggagaaTTAAGGAGATACGCCATGCTGTTAAAACTGCTCTCAAGGGAAACTCGGGAAAATATCAGGGGGAATTGCCgtcaaagtaa
- the LOC131794369 gene encoding melanocyte-stimulating hormone receptor-like, with translation MNGTNLRCSILDLNLEQTRDTFIASIFTCIFNAVFSLLTSTGNTIILNVIWKTPELHSPSFMLLLCLTASDLLVGLICQPLFVAYQIAELLHNFRAYCILRMTQNISGWITVGVSLFTLSAVSIDRLLALTLHLRYSSIVTGSRVLKVAIFLWIGNVTVVILRFWIKKWIFFPLVAILLSFLVTAVSSLKIFWIVRKHQRQIKQQQESAQLSTVNMLKCRKSAVTVVCVYGLFLLFYFPFCVTMFLETLFGYTLKVKIAYDYATTIVFVNSCLNPLVYCWRIKEIRHAVRNTLRRSIGEQ, from the coding sequence ATGAACGGAACCAATCTACGATGTTCCATTTTGGACTTAAACTTGGAACAAACTAGAGATACCTTTATTGCGAGtatttttacatgtatttttaatgCAGTGTTTTCCCTACTAACATCTACAGGAAATACAATCATTCTTAATGTCATTTGGAAGACTCCAGAACTTCATTCGCCGTCCTTTATGCTTTTGCTTTGTCTCACTGCCTCCGATCTATTGGTCGGACTGATTTGTCAGCCGTTGTTCGTGGCTTATCAGATCGCAGAACTTTTGCATAACTTCAGAGCTTATTGCATCCTGAGAATGACTCAAAACATATCTGGTTGGATAACAGTTGGGGTGTCTTTGTTCACTTTGAGCGCTGTCTCCATTGATCGACTTCTTGCTTTGACCTTACATTTACGGTACAGTTCAATTGTGACCGGTTCTCGGGTACTGAAAGTCGCTATCTTTTTGTGGATTGGAAACGTAACTGTTGTCATCTTAAgattttggataaaaaaatggattttttttcccttggtcGCAATACTTCTTTCGTTTCTGGTTACAGCAGTAAgttccttgaaaattttttggatCGTTCGCAAACACCAGCGTCAGATAAAACAGCAACAGGAGAGTGCCCAACTCTCCACGGTAAACATGCTCAAATGTAGAAAATCTGCTGTAACTGTAGTATGCGTTTATGGTTTATTCCTGCTTTTctattttccattttgtgtGACAATGTTCTTGGAGACACTTTTTGGATACACGTTAAAGGTAAAGATTGCTTATGACTACGCAACAACTATCGTGTTCGTGAACTCCTGTTTGAATCCACTGGTTTACTGTTGGAGAATTAAGGAGATACGCCATGCTGTTAGAAATACACTGAGAAGATCTATAGGAGAGCAATAA
- the LOC136279838 gene encoding uncharacterized protein translates to MHAEETEGLIMDGDLQSGRDFEPVIVCEMACREEYEPMDEPKFCMFMNDTKYTVMIIDKDGTRSLNPGESTTNYDIPGFDVILVLKLRKKDARIDFPSCRFNDSTQKISQIFANEIKEN, encoded by the exons ATGCACGCTGAAGAGACTGAAGGACTG attATGGACGGTGATTTGCAATCGGGTCGTGACTTCGAACCAGTGATAGTATGTGAG ATGGCTTGTCGTGAGGAATACGAACCCATGGACGAACCGAAATTCTGCATGTTCATGAACGATACCAAGTATACCGTGATGATAATTGATAAGGATGGGACTCGATCCTTGAATCCCGGTGAATCAACAACAAACTACGACATCCCTGGCTTCGATGTGATTCTTGTCCTGAAGCTACGGAAGAAAGACGCTAGAATCGATTTCCCATCGTGCAGATTTAATGACTCAACTCAAAAAATTAGTCAGATCTTTgcaaatgaaataaaggaaaattaa
- the LOC136279630 gene encoding adenosine receptor A3-like, with protein sequence MTATNFTCFFFYTGWEQGEKETFSSVVLCVLCALLALTAISGNGIVIFVIWSTRELHSPSLVLLLLLAASDFLVGLVGQPFFVAFKIAESLRYFSAYCNLRLIQFFSGWITSGVSFITLSAISVDRLLALILHLRYKNIITVRRVIIAVIVVWLVCSIVTILKFWVQNWIIIAVCTNLSAAVVIAFCTGKIFRIARRHERRIKEQNVAITLNPSLAGNFNNIDRHRYRWHISTSGKSRKSHYFPTTKWHSYLL encoded by the exons ATGACTGCGACCAACTTTACGTGCTTTTTCTTTTATACTGGATGGGAACAGGgcgaaaaagaaacattttcaagtgTTGTCTTATGCGTTTTGTGCGCTCTGCTCGCATTGACTGCGATCTCGGGAAATGGTATTGTCATCTTTGTAATATGGAGCACACGGGAGCTACATTCGCCATCTTTGGTTTTGCTGCTGCTCTTGGCCGCGTCAGATTTTCTTGTCGGATTGGTTGGCCAGCCATTCTTCGTTGCTTTCAAGATTGCGGAGAGCCTCAGATATTTCAGCGCGTATTGTAACTTGCGACTGATTCAGTTTTTTTCTGGGTGGATAACTTCTGGTGTGTCTTTTATTACACTTAGTGCTATCTCTGTCGACAGACTACTCGCTTTAATCCTCCATTTGCGTTACAAAAACATCATCACAGTACGACGTGTGATAATAGCAGTGATCGTTGTTTGGCTGGTTTGCTCCATTGTGACCATATTGAAATTTTGGGTGCAAAACTGGATCATTATCGCAGTTTGTACTAATTTATCGGCTGCTGTAGTAATTGCGTTTTGTACTGGTAAAATTTTTCGAATTGCGCGAAGACACGAGCGGCGCATTAAGGAACAGAACGTTGCAATAACACTTAACCCGTCCTTGGCAGGGAACTTTAAC AACATCGATCGTCACAGATATCGTTGGCACATTAGCACATCTGGGAAGTCAAGGAAAAGCCATTACTTCCCCACAACAAAATGGCACAGTTATCTTTTATAG
- the LOC131794263 gene encoding melanocyte-stimulating hormone receptor-like yields MNSTDEITCFFMEVYWTRTVHDVTVSVISCLFSSVFALSAVFGNGIVMLVIWKKRELHSPSFALLFFLASSDFLVGFVGQPSFVAYKVAESLKKFNAYCNLRMIEFFCGWITSSVSFIILGASSVDRLLALTLHLRYKSTITVCRITIAMIAVWAFCCIVTILKFWVRNWVIIPVSFVVVNIFSSTFCTWKIYQIARRHQSQINSQIKKIAHLRNVRNRSQNNPVDAFKCKKSATTVIYLYGIMLMFYLPFIAVSAVEAIQGYTWSIKIAYDYATTIVFINSSVNPFIYCWRNSQVRRAIKNYLRKLSFRDNSGTAGGTVHSN; encoded by the coding sequence ATGAATTCCACCGATGAGATAACATGTTTCTTCATGGAAGTATATTGGACAAGGACAGTACACGATGTCACAGTGAGTGTCATATCATGTCTATTTAGCAGCGTCTTTGCACTGTCTGCAGTATTTGGAAATGGAATCGTCATGCTCGTAATCTGGAAGAAACGAGAACTTCATTCGCCATCGTTCGCTCTGTTATTTTTCTTAGCATCGTCTGATTTTCTTGTGGGATTTGTTGGCCAGCCCTCATTCGTTGCCTACAAGGTAGCGGAGAGTCTCAAAAAATTCAACGCGTATTGTAACTTGCGAATGATTGAGTTCTTTTGTGGATGGATAACTTCGAGTGTGTCCTTTATCATCCTCGGTGCATCTTCTGTCGACCGACTCCTCGCCTTAACGCTTCACTTGCGATACAAAAGCACGATCACAGTGTGCCGCATTACGATAGCCATGATAGCAGTGTGGGCTTTTTGCTGTATTGTCACTATTTTGAAGTTTTGGGTTCGAAACTGGGTCATCATTCcggtttcttttgttgttgtgaatattttttcatCCACATTTTGCACGTGGAAGATATATCAAATTGCACGAAGACATCAAAGCCAAATAAAtagccaaattaaaaaaatagctcACTTGAGAAACGTACGAAACAGGTCACAAAACAACCCAGTTGATgcttttaaatgtaaaaaatcAGCCACTACCGTAATCTATCTTTATGGTATTATGCTGATGTTTTATCTCCCATTTATTGCAGTCAGTGCAGTAGAAGCGATTCAAGGCTATACGTGGTCGATAAAAATCGCTTATGATTATGCTACAACGATTGTATTCATAAACTCGTCGGTAAATCCTTTTATTTACTGCTGGAGAAATTCGCAAGTACGCCGAGCCATAAAAAACTATTTGAGAAAGCTGAGTTTTCGTGATAATTCAGGTACAGCTGGGGGAACTGTACAttctaattaa
- the LOC131794269 gene encoding transmembrane prolyl 4-hydroxylase yields the protein MRFVWIFRVVFISVFLNGTCGDRGNLKKFWKPCFVGDQIENTCTDPSNSCHGKSDKQFKLVRLEGVKTGHVQWLEVDDGRKPVKLITRAMTPLVLEISDFLSEEECDHIITLAKESGLQTSTSGYFTYDGDLDEELALADSDWTLAPEQAFAGNYSLWDANGDGSIDAQEVKAFAGKHKQLYLNDEEVQEMVKRLQITDELRDGRITEQFFNKLNINKIMRYMNFLKDKSPRHRFRFSQQAWLRQDKTADPVLRRLHERVIRLTKLPRKIVQGGEPMQVLRYEKFGHYHGHLDSTIKDPTVPCCHQNHLRAPDCRVCRFITILYYLNNVEEGGETAFLIADNTTTTPDDIENSKAATNEFNLSINCHSANLVLPPKKGTAIMWYNNFIDPDSGLLGAVDRSTYHGGCDVIKGEKWIANNWLTAPTKYSKHIKSMFDTGFD from the exons ATGAGGTTTGTGTGGATATTTCGCGTAGTTTTCATTTCCGTTTTTTTAAATGGGACCTGTGGTGATCGTggtaatttgaagaaattttggaAACCTTGTTTTGTCGGAGATCAAATAGAAAACACGTGCACCGATCCAAGTAACTCTTGTCACGGGAAATCAGACAAACAGTTCAAGCTTGTCCGCTTGGAGGGAGTGAAG ACAGGTCACGTGCAGTGGTTGGAAGTCGACGATGGGAGGAAGCCCGTAAAACTCATCACTCGAGCAATGACACCATTAGTTCTTG AGATTTCCGACTTCTTGTCAGAGGAAGAGTGTGATCATATCATAACACTGGCAAAGGAAAGTGGACTCCAGACAAGTACCTCAGGATATTTCACCTACGACGGAGACTTGGACGAGGAACTAGCCCTAGCTG ACAGTGACTGGACTCTCGCGCCTGAGCAAGCATTTGCTGGAAACTACAGTCTTTGGGATGCAAATGGTGATGGTTCCATTGATGCACAAGAG GTGAAGGCATTTGctggaaaacacaaacaactcTATCTGAATGATGAAGAAGTGCAAGAAAT gGTTAAACGCCTTCAAATCACTGATGAGCTCAGAGATG GGAGAATAACAGAGCAATTTTTCAACAAGTTGAATATCAACAAGATAATGCGGTACATGaattttttgaaagacaaaaGCCCACGCCATAGGTTTCGTTTTAGCCAGCAGGCCTGGTTACGGCAGGACAAAACCGCTGACCCTGTTCTGAGACGTCTTCATGaaag GGTTATAAGGCTAACCAAGCTTCCGAGGAAGATAGTCCAAGGGGGAGAACCAATGCAG gtTCTTCGTTATGAGAAGTTTGGTCATTATCACGGCCACCTGGATTCTACCATAAAAGACCCCACAGTCCCTTGCTGTCATCAAAACCATCTCAGAGCACCCGACTGCAGAGTCTGTAG GTTTATCACTATTTTGTATTACCTTAACAATGTAGAAGAAGGAGGAGAAACAGCTTTCTTGATAGCTGATAACACTACAACCACTCCAGAT GATATTGAAAATTCAAAAGCCGCGACAAATGAATTCAATCTCAGCATCAATTGTCATTCAGCGAACCTAGTACTACCTCCAAAGAAGGGCACGGCCATTATGTGGTACAACAATTTCATCGACCCAGACAGTGGTCTGCTCGGAGCAGTGGACCGCTCCACGTATCATGGGGGATGTGACGTCATCAAGGGAGAGAAATGGATCGCTAACAATTGGCTGACAGCGCCAACCAAATACTCAAAACACATCAAGAGCATGTTTGATACAGGATTTGATTAA